One region of Oreochromis aureus strain Israel breed Guangdong linkage group 19, ZZ_aureus, whole genome shotgun sequence genomic DNA includes:
- the LOC116318051 gene encoding lysophosphatidylserine lipase ABHD12 codes for MKRAISFLITVYVSVPVILYLFPWILGQVIFAHLLRFPFFVDLSRPEDVLNHTCNFYLNTEDGISVGVWHTLPASQWEKSARRSPEWYRETLGDGTPVIIYLHGNVGTRAINHRVQLVKLLSAAGYHVLSLDYRGFGDSTGDPSEAGLTNDALYLYHWVKKHSRGNLICLWGHSLGSGVATNAAVKIQEQGSAVDALILEAPYTSVGEVVVNHWFTKMYGFLPGFESLLWNIMKRTSIVFANDKNLKSLISPLLILHAEDDNLVPYHMGLELYEISLQTQRKFNTDAHVDMISYSTSLGFSHSSIYLDPNLPDVVRKFLENLRH; via the exons ATGAAGAGAGCTATTTCGTTTCTGATAACTGTCTATGTCTCGGTGCCTGTCATTTTATACCTGTTCCCTTGGATACTGGGCCAAGTCATATTTGCTCACTTGT TGAGGTTTCCATTCTTTGTGGATCTCAGCAGACCTGAAGATGTCCTAAACCACACATGCAATTTCTACCTCAACACAGAGGATGGAATCTCAGTCGGAGTGTG GCATACGCTCCCTGCCAGCCAATGGGAGAAATCCGCCAGGAGAAGCCCTGAGTGGTACCGGGAGACTCTGGGAGACGGCACTCCTGTTATTATCTATCTCCATGGCAACGTAGGGACCAG GGCAATAAATCACAGAGTACAACTGGTGAAG cTCTTAAGTGCTGCGGGGTACCATGTCTTATCTTTAGACTACAGAG GTTTTGGAGATTCCACTGGGGACCCCAGTGAAGCTGGATTGACCAATGACGCCCTCTACCTGTACCACTGGGTAAAGAAACACAGCAGGGGGAATCTCATCTGTCTGTGGGGACACTCGCTTGGCTCTGG ggTGGCAACCAATGCAGCAGTGAAAATACAGGAGCAAG GGTCTGCTGTTGATGCTTTGATCCTTGAAGCTCCATACACAAGCGTCGGAGAAGTCGTAGTCAACCATTGGTTCACTAAG ATGTACGGGTTCCTTCCAGGATTTGAGAGCTTGCTGTGGAACATAATGAAAAGGACCAGCATAGTATTTGCTAATGATAAAAA CTTGAAGTCGCTGATCAGTCCACTTCTTATTCTGCATGCAGAGGATGATAATCTTGTTCCTTATCACATGGGCCTGGAG CTGTACGAGATATCACTCCAGACTCAGAGAAAATTCAACACAGATGCACACGTTGACATGATCTCCTACAGTACAAGTCTTGGATTCTCCCACAGCAGCATCTACTTGGATCCCAATTTACCAGATGTGGTTAG GAAATTTCTAGAAAACCTGAGACACTAG
- the pygl gene encoding glycogen phosphorylase, liver form, translated as MATPLTDQEKRKQISIRGIVGVENVAELKKGFNRHLHFTLVKDRNIATPRDYYFALAHTVRDHLVGRWIRTQQFYYEVDPKRVYYLSLEFYMGRTLQNTMINLGLQNACDEAIYQLGLDMEELEEMEEDAGLGNGGLGRLAACFLDSMATLGLAAYGYGIRYEYGIFNQKIRDGWQVEEADDWLRHGNPWEKARPEYMLPVHFYGRVEETRDGPKWVDTQVVLAMPYDTPIPGYMNNTVNTMRLWSARAPNDFNLKDFNVGDYIQAVLDRNLAENISRVLYPNDNFFEGKELRLKQEYFVVAATLQDIIRRFKTTKKGVPGRTSFKSFPDKVAIQLNDTHPAMAIPELMRIFLDIEKIDWDTAWDLTRRTFAYTNHTVLPEALERWPVQLMEKLLPRHLQIIYQINQAHLDKIAALYPNDMDKLRKMSLIEEDGCKRVNMAHLCIVGSHAVNGVAEIHSNIIKTQVFRNFSELEPNKFQNKTNGITPRRWLLLCNPGLAELIAEAIGEDYVRDLGELRTLNDLVNDATFIRDVSKVKQDNKVKFAQYLEKEYPVKINPASMFDVHVKRIHEYKRQLLNCLHIITMYNRIKMNPTAPFVPRTVIIGGKAAPGYHMAKLIIKLITSVADVVNNDPVVGSKLKVIFLENYRVSLAEKVIPATDLSEQISTAGTEASGTGNMKFMLNGALTIGTMDGANVEMAEEAGEENLFIFGMRVEDVAEMDKKGYDAMAYYNKIPELKQVMDQITSGFFSPKNPELFKDLTEMLFKHDRFKVFADFEAYVKCQEKVSKLYKNPVEWTKMVIKNIAATGKFSSDRTIKEYATEVWGVEPTNLKIPPPSEPREAIEETVKALKKM; from the exons ATGGCGACACCTCTCACCGACCAGGAGAAGCGCAAGCAGATCAGTATCAGGGGGATCGTGGGAGTGGAGAACgtggcagagctgaagaagggCTTTAATCGACACCTGCACTTCACTTTGGTGAAAGACAGAAACATTGCAACGCCAAGGGATTATTACTTTGCCCTGGCCCACACCGTGAGAGATCACCTGGTGGGAAGATGGATCAGAACACAGCAGTTTTACTATGAGGTGGACCCAAAG CGAGTGTACTATCTGTCTCTGGAGTTCTACATGGGCAGaacactccaaaacacaatgATCAACCTCGGGCTGCAGAACGCCTGCGATGAAGCCATCTATCAG CTTGGCCTGGACATGgaagagctggaggagatggaggaggaTGCAGGGCTGGGGAATGGAGGTCTGGGCCGACTGGCAG CATGTTTCCTGGACTCAATGGCCACCTTGGGACTTGCAGCGTACGGTTATGGCATTCGATATGAGTATGGGATCTTTAACCAGAAGATAAGAGATGGCTGGCAG GTGGAAGAGGCAGATGACTGGCTGAGACATGGAAACCCCTGGGAGAAGGCTCGCCCCGAGTACATGCTGCCCGTGCACTTCTATGGACGAGTGGAGGAAACGAGAGATGGCCCAAAATGGGTTGACACTCAG GTGGTTCTCGCAATGCCTTATGACACACCCATCCCTGGCTATATGAACAACACTGTGAACACCATGAGGCTGTGGTCTGCCCGCGCCCCCAATGATTTCAACTTGAAAGACT TTAATGTGGGAGATTACATCCAAGCCGTTCTGGACAGAAACCTGGCAGAGAACATCTCCCGTGTACTCTACCCAAATGACAAT TTTTTCGAAGGAAAAGAACTTCGTCTGAAGCAGGAATACTTTGTCGTGGCAGCCACACTCCAAGACATCATCCGTCGCTTCAAGACCACTAAGAAAGGCGTACCCGGTCGCACGTCATTCAAGAGCTTCCCAGACAAA gtcgccatccagctaaatgACACCCATCCGGCCATGGCCATCCCCGAGTTGATGAGAATCTTTCTGGACATTGAGAAAATCGACTGGGACACG GCCTGGGACCTCACAAGGCGCACCTTTGCCTACACTAACCACACAGTCCTCCCCGAGGCTCTGGAGCGCTGGCCTGTGCAGTTGATGGAAAAACTCCTACCCAGACACCTGCAAATCATCTACCAGATCAATCAGGCCCACCTTGAT AAAATTGCAGCTCTCTATCCAAACGACATGGACAAGCTGAGGAAAATGTCTCTGATTGAAGAGGATGGATGCAAGAGGGTGAACATGGCGCACCTGTGCATCGTGGGATCGCACGCAGTCAACGGAGTCGCTGAGATACACTCCAACATCATAAAGACCCAAGT GTTTCGTAATTTCAGTGAACTAGAACCAAACAAGTTTCAGAACAAAACCAATGGCATCACTCCCAGACGCTGGCTGCTCCTCTGTAACCCTGGACTGGCGGAGCTTATAGCCGAG GCCATCGGGGAGGACTATGTGAGGGACCTCGGTGAGCTGCGGACGCTGAATGACCTTGTTAATGATGCTACCTTCATCCGCGATGTCTCTAAAGTGAAACAG GACAACAAGGTGAAATTTGCCCAGTATCTGGAGAAGGAGTACCCAGTGAAAATCAACCCAGCCTCCATGTTTGACGTCCATGTGAAGAGGATCCACGAATACAAGCGCCAGCTCCTTAACTGCCTGCACATAATCACCATGTACAATC GCATCAAAATGAACCCTACCGCACCTTTTGTACCACGAACTGTGATCATCGGTGGAAAG GCTGCACCAGGGTATCACATGGCAAAGCTGATCATCAAGCTGATCACCTCAGTGGCTGATGTGGTGAACAACGACCCTGTGGTGGGCAGCAAGCTGAAGGTCATCTTTCTTGAGAACTACAGAGTGTCTCTTGCAGAGAAAG TGATTCCTGCTACGGATTTGTCAGAGCAGATCTCCACTGCAGGCACAGAGGCTTCAGGAACGGGCAACATGAAGTTCATGCTGAATGGAGCCCTAACCATCGGCACCATGGATGGAGCCAACGTGGAGATGGCCGAGGAGGCCGGAGAGGAGAACCTTTTCATTTTTGGCATGAGGGTAGAGGATGTAGCTGAAATGGACAAAAAGGG ATATGACGCTATGGCATACTACAACAAGATTCCTGAGCTGAAGCAAGTGATGGATCAGATCACAAGTGGATTCTTTAGCCCCAAAAATCCAGAGCTGTTCAAAGATCTCACCGAGATGCTTTTCAAACATGACCG tttcaaggTATTTGCAGACTTTGAAGCCTACGTGAAATGCCAAGAAAAAGTCAGCAAGCTCTACAAG AATCCAGTGGAGTGGACGAAGATGGTGATCAAGAACATCGCTGCAACGGGAAAGTTCTCCAGCGACAGAACCATCAAAGAGTACGCCACAGAGGTGTGGGGCGTGGAGCCGACCAACCTCAAAATCCCACCACCAAGCGAGCCCAGAGAAGCCATCGAAGAAACTGTCAAAGCTCTTAAGAAAATGTGA